One window of the Arthrobacter sp. zg-Y919 genome contains the following:
- a CDS encoding DNA-formamidopyrimidine glycosylase family protein has product MPEGDTIWRAARDLNAVLAGQELTRCDIRVPKFATTDFTGSTVQDVVSRGKHLLIRGGDPVDGWILHSHLKMEGLWHVYARGEKWRRPAFKARCILETATHQVVGFDLGFLRVLSRPEENDAVGYLGPDLLGPDWDADEALRRISAQPERPIGLALLDQRNLAGIGNIYRCELCFLAGIHPLTPVSDVPDLPRLVDLSKRLLEVNKARSRRITTGAMGRDQLWVYNRERRGCLRCGTKVAHELLGDNEMEMRDLYYCPHCQPFP; this is encoded by the coding sequence GTGCCTGAGGGCGATACCATCTGGCGGGCGGCACGGGACCTCAACGCTGTCCTGGCCGGCCAGGAGCTGACCCGGTGCGATATCCGGGTCCCGAAGTTCGCCACCACCGATTTCACCGGGTCCACGGTGCAGGACGTCGTGTCCCGCGGCAAGCATCTGCTGATCCGCGGCGGTGACCCCGTGGACGGATGGATCCTGCATTCCCACCTGAAAATGGAGGGACTCTGGCACGTGTACGCGCGTGGAGAGAAGTGGCGCCGCCCGGCCTTCAAGGCCCGCTGCATCCTCGAGACCGCTACCCACCAGGTGGTGGGATTCGACCTCGGGTTCCTCCGGGTGCTGTCCCGCCCGGAGGAGAACGACGCTGTCGGCTATCTCGGCCCGGACCTGCTGGGACCAGACTGGGACGCGGACGAGGCGCTGCGCCGGATTTCGGCCCAGCCGGAGCGGCCCATCGGTCTGGCACTTCTGGACCAGCGGAACCTCGCTGGGATCGGCAACATTTACCGGTGCGAGCTGTGCTTCCTGGCCGGCATCCACCCGCTGACCCCGGTCTCCGATGTGCCGGACCTGCCGCGGCTGGTGGACTTGTCCAAGCGCCTGCTGGAGGTCAACAAGGCCCGGTCCCGCCGGATCACCACCGGCGCCATGGGACGGGACCAGCTCTGGGTCTATAACCGGGAACGGCGGGGCTGCCTGCGCTGCGGCACCAAAGTGGCCCACGAGC